The following are encoded in a window of Actinomycetes bacterium genomic DNA:
- a CDS encoding alpha/beta hydrolase, translated as MTEHPKTGQRTTEHHLSTYGGPEEIRAGTVLPATRTPVTLRTADGLALVGELALPVDREPVATLVTLHPLPTHGGFMDSHVIRKASNRLPSLAGVAVLRFNTRGTSSPQGTSEGVFGEAVGERFDVAAAIEYAEFHEQPHLPERWLLGWSFGTDLALMHGLDPSVTGAILLSPPLRYATDEHLDAWAASGKPVVALVPELDDYLRPAEARQRFARVPQAEVVGVDGAKHLWVGEPAVRRVLDEVVRRVAPAAYPLPTRVPATPPVPPDG; from the coding sequence ATGACCGAGCACCCCAAGACCGGCCAACGCACCACCGAGCACCACCTGTCGACGTACGGCGGCCCGGAGGAGATCCGGGCCGGCACCGTGCTGCCCGCCACCCGCACGCCGGTCACCCTGCGCACCGCGGACGGGCTCGCCCTGGTCGGCGAGCTCGCGCTGCCGGTCGACCGGGAGCCGGTGGCGACCCTGGTGACGCTGCACCCGCTGCCCACGCACGGCGGCTTCATGGACAGCCACGTGATCCGCAAGGCGTCCAACCGGCTGCCGTCACTGGCCGGCGTGGCCGTGCTGCGGTTCAACACCCGCGGCACCTCGTCGCCGCAGGGCACCAGCGAGGGCGTCTTCGGCGAGGCGGTCGGCGAGCGGTTCGACGTCGCGGCCGCCATCGAGTACGCGGAGTTCCACGAGCAGCCGCACCTGCCGGAGCGCTGGCTGCTCGGCTGGTCCTTCGGCACCGACCTGGCCCTGATGCACGGGCTCGACCCGTCGGTCACCGGCGCGATCCTGCTGTCGCCGCCGCTGCGCTACGCCACCGACGAGCACCTCGACGCCTGGGCGGCCAGCGGGAAGCCCGTCGTCGCGCTGGTGCCCGAGCTCGACGACTACCTGCGGCCGGCCGAGGCCCGGCAGCGCTTCGCCCGGGTCCCGCAGGCCGAGGTCGTCGGGGTCGACGGGGCGAAGCACCTGTGGGTCGGCGAGCCCGCGGTGCGGCGGGTGCTCGACGAGGTGGTCCGCCGGGTCGCGCCGGCGGCCTACCCGCTCCCCACCCGGGTGCCAGCGACCCCGCCGGTCCCGCCCGACGGCTGA